The following coding sequences lie in one Corticium candelabrum chromosome 10, ooCorCand1.1, whole genome shotgun sequence genomic window:
- the LOC134186201 gene encoding carbohydrate sulfotransferase 11-like, with protein MGVTRLSDKYQNSEDIEYRLRNYTKFIAYREPLGRVVSDYRQIRLCNTPFREIMCTQILKYNNISIQSTNNKHVPVVLPEITFPQFVNFVTRFVDKKRHLDLNIHWRPTHLICHPCHIDYDYLVDLNSPGVVDESAYVLKALGAPSWLQLPQENRSGNETMFTFLSQLSAAQFERLRSQYDDDYEIFGYQKFNLT; from the coding sequence ATGGGTGTGACTCGTTTGAGTGATAAATACCAGaacagtgaagatatcgaATACAGATTGAGAAACTACACGAAGTTTATTGCGTACAGAGAACCTCTTGGACGTGTCGTGTCTGACTACAGACAAATTAGACTTTGTAACACTCCGTTTCGTGAAATCATGTGCACGCAGATTCTTAAATACAACAACATCTCCATTCAATCGACTAACAACAAGCACGTCCCAGTGGTTCTACCGGAGATAACCTTTCCTCAGTTTGTTAATTTCGTCACACGTTTCGTTGACAAGAAAAGGCACCTAGATCTTAACATTCATTGGAGACCGACACACTTGATCTGTCATCCTTGCCATATTGATTACGATTACCTCGTCGATTTGAACAGTCCTGGTGTTGTCGACGAATCTGCTTACGTTCTCAAAGCTCTCGGAGCTCCCTCCTGGCTGCAGTTGCCACAAGAAAACCGATCGGGTAACGAAACAATGTTCACTTTTCTCTCTCAACTCTCAGCTGCTCAATTTGAACGCTTACGTTCGCAGTACGACGATGACTACGAGATATTTGGATATCAAAAGTTTaatttgacttaa
- the LOC134186179 gene encoding uncharacterized protein LOC134186179 has translation MCSVGLETVDHIVAGCSALAPTDYTDRHNQVASIIHWDVCRHFGVPVESRWYRHHPDRLVETDDITMMWDTTIPTARKIKANRPDICLRNRKTNTCLLIDISCPADGNIGKKHAEKLAKYSDLRVEISRMWHCRTLVVPVVLGALGTVHADSRDGLSTSEAGFASGTCNRLYKPD, from the exons atgtgcagtgtaggcctggagacagtcgaccacattgtggcaggctgtagtgctttggcaccgacggactacactgatcgacacaatcaggtggcatccatcattcactgggacgtttgtcgccattttggggttccagtggagagcagatggtaccggcatcatcctgataggcttgtggagacggatgacattactatgatgtgggataccaccatccccactgccaggaagatcaaagccaatcgtccagacatctgtctcagaaataggaagacaaacacttgtcttcttattgatatcagctgtcctgctgatggcaacattggcaagaaacatgctgagaagttggcgaagtacagcgacttgcgagtggagataagccgcatgtggcattgtcgaacactggtggttccggtggtcttgggagctttgggcacagtgcacgcag acagccgtgatggtctaagtacttctgaagcagggtttgcttccggtacttgtaatagactttacaaaccagactga
- the LOC134185190 gene encoding carbohydrate sulfotransferase 11-like, giving the protein MYSDDNTCAIETITPLSNNQELQQLLVHPTQLSAEKRLFLRKEALKRKCARFQQPLTVKEKRLLYAEMVVDDKNRVIWCPVRKAGTTTWRIVMLILTGKFSAVNAALDHIMKNDFKGVTRLGAKYQNSEDIEYRLRNYTKFMAYREPLGRVVSDYRQIRLCNTPFRKKMCTQILKYNKISIQSTNNKHVPVVLPEITFPQFVNFVTRFVDKKRHLDLNIHWRPTHLICHPCHIDYDYLVDLNSPGVVDESAYVLKALEAPSWLQLPQENRSGNETKFTFLSQLSDAQFERLRSQYDDDYEIFGYQKFNST; this is encoded by the exons ATGTACTCTGATGACAACACATGCGCAATCG AAACAATTACACctctttcaaacaatcaaGAACTCCAACAGCTGCTTGTTCATCCTACGCAACTATCTGCAGAAAAGCGTCTCTTTCTCAGGAAAGAGGCATTGAAGAGAAAATGTGCAAGATTTCAGCAGCCTCTTACTGTCAAAGAGAAAAGACTTTTGTACGCTGAAATGGTGGTAGACGACAAAAATCGAGTCATTTGGTGTCCAGTCAGGAAAGCAGGAACCACGACGTGGCGCATTGTCATGCTCATCCTCACAGGCAAGTTCTCGGCAGTAAACGCTGCTTTAGACCATATCATGAAAAACGACTTTAAGGGTGTGACTCGTTTGGGTGCTAAATACCAGaacagtgaagatatcgaATACAGATTGAGAAACTACACGAAATTTATGGCGTACAGAGAACCTCTTGGACGTGTCGTGTCTGACTACAGACAAATTAGACTTTGTAACACTCCGTTTCGTAAAAAGATGTGCACGCAGATTCTTAAATACAACAAAATCTCCATTCAATCGACTAACAACAAGCACGTCCCAGTGGTTCTACCGGAGATAACCTTTCCTCAGTTTGTTAATTTCGTCACACGTTTTGTCGACAAGAAAAGGCACCTAGATCTTAACATTCATTGGAGACCGACACACTTGATCTGTCATCCTTGCCATATTGATTACGATTACCTCGTCGATTTGAACAGTCCTGGTGTTGTCGACGAATCTGCTTACGTTCTCAAAGCTCTCGAAGCGCCCTCCTGGCTGCAGTTGCCACAAGAAAACCGATCGGGTAACGAAACAAAGTTCACTTTTCTCTCTCAACTCTCAGATGCTCAATTTGAACGCTTACGTTCGCAGTACGACGATGACTACGAGATATTTGGATATCAAAAGTTTAATtcgacttaa
- the LOC134185191 gene encoding uncharacterized protein LOC134185191 — protein MECSKGHNVNWQSQPLVAGLPAGNLITAAGILLSGGTFSKFGHFAQIIKLQFISESSFYRLQDEYLCPVVNETWKSHQESILENFKDNPLHLLGDGRCDSPGYSAKYCTYTLVEQDTGLIVDFQLVKVSEVSNSVGMEKEGFLRSVNELVTKGLTVAQIATDRHLQITSVMKKQFPDIDHQYDVWHVSKSVIKKLTQLGKAKGCSNLLPWIRSVANHLWWSSKSCNRQAENLREKWNQCPFMGECYIFWQV, from the coding sequence ATGGAGTGCTCAAAAGGGCATAATGTAAACTGGCAGTCCCAACCACTTGTTGCTGGTCTACCTGCCGGAAATCTTATAACCGCAGCAGGGATTCTGTTGTCAGGAGGAACATTCAGCAAATTCGGCCACTTTGCTCAAATCATAAAATTGCAATTCATCTCGGAATCATCATTTTATCGATTGCAAGATGAATACCTGTGTCCTGTGGTTAATGAAACGTGGAAAAGTCACCAGGAATCTATACTAGAAAACTTCAAAGACAACCCTTTACACCTACTGGGAGATGGACGATGTGACAGCCCTGGATATTCCGctaaatattgtacatatacTCTAGTGGAGCAAGATACAGGGCTTATTGTTGATTTTCAGTTGGTGAAGGTCAGCGAAGTTTCCAATTCTGTTGGGATGGAAAAAGAGGGGTTTCTACGATCAGTCAATGAGCTAGTAACTAAAGGATTAACTGTGGCTCAAATTGCTACTGATAGACACCTGCAGATAACGTCTGTCATGAAAAAGCAGTTCCCTGATATAGATCATCAGTATGATGTTTGGCACGTTTCAAAAAGTGTTATCAAAAAGTTAACCCAACTGGGTAAGGCAAAGGGCTGTAGTAACCTTCTTCCATGGATAAGATCTGTGGCAAATCACTTGTGGTGGTCATCAAAATCATGTAATAGACAGGCTGAAAATCTAAGAGAGAAATGGAATCAATGTCCATTCATGGGAGAATGCTACATCTTTTGGCAAGTGTGA